Below is a genomic region from Gopherus flavomarginatus isolate rGopFla2 chromosome 25, rGopFla2.mat.asm, whole genome shotgun sequence.
GAGTGAGTACTACCTGGAGATCAAACAAGCCTTTGAGAGCCGCTCGCTGCTGGAGCTGCTGACTGCCGGCGGGGTGCTGCTGTACGACCTGCTTCCGGAGCTGGACGGCCTCCTGGCCAGTGACCCCCACTTCCTGCTGGGCCGCTGGCTGGAGCAGGCTCGGGCCACAGCCACCAGTGACAGGGAAGCCGAGCTGTACGACCTGAACGCCCGCAACCAGGTGACGCTGTGGGGGCCCAACGGCAACATCTTGGACTATGCCAACAAGCAGCTCGGAGGGCTGGTGCTGGACTATTACCGGGTGCGCTGGAGCCTCTTTGTCTCAGCGCTGGTGGAGAGCCTGAACACCGGCACCCCCTTCCACCAGGAGCAGTTCAACCAGGCCGTCTTCCAGCTGGAGAGGGGTTTCGTCTACAATGGCAAGCGCTACCCCTCCCAGCCAGCTGGCAACACGCTGGAGATTGCCAGGAAGATCTTCCTCAAGTATTATCCCCACGCCATGCGGCGCGGCCGGGCAGGAGCTGCGTGAGGGCCGGCGGCTCTGCGTCACAGGGACCTTCCGGGGATGGGATGGCGGCTCTGCGGCTGGCCCGGTCTCTTCCACGCTGGAGATGCTGGTGCCCCCAGCTtctgtctctccccctctcccccccaaagcCTCTGCCAGAGCCTGAACCAAGGCCATGGACCCAAAGGGAAACCGAGCAGGTAGCCTTGTGCTGCGTGTGAGCGACGCTGCCGTGTGGGCGGGAGCAGGACCGGGCTGGACCTGCCCATGGAGGGCAGTGAGCTGGGGAATGAGCTCCTGGGGAAAGGACTAGAGGGACTGATTCTGCACTGGCCGTCAGGGCGCTGGGATGCTCTGACCTGACCCGTGTCTCCTTGCGGCTTGGAGACTGATCCCAGCATCTGGGGGAGACAGCTGGAttgtggggcagagggtggaTGAGGCCTGCTGCAGGGGCAGGCGGGACAGAGGCTGAGAATGCTGATCCCTTCGGGCAGGGGATTCGCAGGAGGAGGCAGGGACAGACATTGGGATACCGTGGTGCTGGGTGCAGACCTGAAATGGGCACATGTGGGTAGTGCCCCCTTGTAGGTGATGCCCTCGCTGCTATAGGCTGAAAAACAACCAGGGAAGTTTCCCTGCCACTGGCAGCTCCAGGGCTTTGGGAGCTCTGAGGAGGGAATCAGTTCTGAACAGGCTGAGGGGCAGGAAATGCAGCGGGACCCTCCCAAGCTCTCGGTCTGGGGAGGGGAGTTTAACACACTGCTATTCAGGGCTCTAAAGAACAAAAATCAGGGAGGCCGGAAAGCTCCAATCCTGCTGCTTTGGTGCCATTGCAAAGTGTGTGCTGCGGCCGGCTCCCTGCATATCTCAGCCCCTGCCCAGGCTAGGAGGAGGCACTGCATCGCCCGCAGCTCCCATCTGTTCCTGGCTAGGGGTGCTGCCTCAACTTCTCCTGTTCCCCCTTTGTCCCCCTCGCCCCCGAaactgcctcccagccccctggcTGTTCCAAGGGCTGGCCCCACTCCTCTTCCCACATGCCCTCGGCGTTGGTCTCAGAACAGCGGCTCACCCACATGGGGTTATTTCTAGTGCCAGGGCCTGCCCAGATGGGGGCCGGCTCCCCACTCTGTACCCCCGTGTGCCTTTGGACTAAACAGAAACAGACATTGGGAATATATTTTTACAAGGACAGTATATTTTTACACCAGGGACCCCCCTCTCGCCCCCCCCTTCTGTGCCTTGCCCCCTTCCCGCACCAGCATGTGAGCTCTCAAGCAGAACTGGCAAGTGTCTGAATTCCTCCTTGCACCTGGTTCCGGTCGCTGCCAGCCTCTCTGGCTCTGGGGAGTGAGGGCTGCCACCGGAGTGTGGCTCTGGGATGCAATGGGAGTCTCTCTCTTTTAGCCAAATGATTTTTATATGCTTGTGTACGTTGGTTTGAACTGGCAGCACTTTTTGGAGACTGATGCCCGGACTGTGCATGCCAATTAAAGACCTGGAGTCCATTCATTCTGCATCTGGAGGTGTCTCTTGCCCACCCCCTCGGGGTGTGGCTCTTGGTGCTGTGCATAACGGGGCtgagagagtggcagctgtgaaTCAGAGCGGGTCTCTGAGAACAGCCAGGGGTGCAGTTCACAGCTGCCGCAGTCATAACATGGCCACATCCCAGCCAGGCTATGCAGCCAGCCAGCTTCTCTGGCGCTGCGGGCTCAGCCCTGGGGGCTGCACTGGGCTTCATGCCGGTGGAGTTTGGCTGCAGGTGCCTGGCCAGGATACCCTTTTGTGGGTCTTAAATGAGCAACTGCTGTTGCCCGGGCCTGGATGCCCCGGAGCAGTCGCTACTTCCCTCCAGtcaggtcccagaggactggagaaaggtTTGACATTCCCCATCTGCAGAAAGGGGACTAGTGGCGCCCCAGGCACTGTAGGGCAGTCAACCCAACTTCGATCCCTGGAAAGGGACGGGAACAAATGACTAAACAATGCATGTGTAAGCACCTGGTGGATGACGAGGACGAGCCAGCCTGGATTTGCCAGACCAGCTGAATTTCCTTCTTTTGCAGGGTCACTGGCCGAGGGAAGTAGCAGCCGGGCTTTGGTGGCtccagggggaggagtggaagcTCCTTTGCTGGGGTGCTGGCATTAGTGGGGGATTGGATGAAATGGTGGCGAGCGCACGGGGAGTGATCCtgtgctggccctgcccctcGGGGAAGGATCAGGCTGAGCCCAGGGGTCTCTGCTGGCCCCAATTCCTACCTCTCAACACCCACCCCACTGCCCGCCATGGGTGCCTGAAACTCCTTCCCTGAGGCTGCCACAGCCCTAAGCCCGtgtcctgggctggggggaggccgtTTGTCACCTCCTGCAAAcaggctgctcctgccccaccacacccctccccactcGGCGCCTCCACCGTGGCCTCTCTGCTGGAATCTTATCTGCCGAGTGCCCGGCGGAGAGTGAAGCTGTCGGGGGGACGGGGAAGAGCGCAGCCTTGAGATAAGAAAGTAGACAAAAtagcagagcccacagcccctcgGCTGTCTGCGGGAACCGGGCTTGCACAGCACTGGATGCTCTGTCTCAGAGCTGGAGCCAGCGATGGAGAAGACTGTGGTGCTCATTACAGGCTGCTCCTCGGGGATCGGCCTGGGGCTGGCTGTGCGCCTGGCCTCGGATGCCTCCCGCAGGTTCAAAGGTACTGCCAGGGCTTGTACAGCAGAGAGCGGGAGCTGGTCCTGACCCAGCGGCTGGGGCGAACGAAGGGCTGGCAGATGTGTGTTCTTCCATTGGGAAGGAGCCGGGCTCTGCAGCCCCAGGAGATGGGAGTAGCGGCTGTGGGTTGGAGATGGggatgctgtggggctggggccgaCGGGATACACACTCCATTAAACGTCGTGGAATACAGGCCCTCTAGGAAAGAGCTATGGGGTTCCCGGGGGCTGGGGTCCAGGCTACTCCCTTCCAAGCAATCTCAGCAGAATGAATCCCCTGGGGCCCACGGGGCAGATGGGAGGAGACAAGCACATTGTCCTGGGCAGGTCGcaggctcggggggtggggggaaaggtgaCTTGGAGCTGTGTAGTGTCAGGCAGGACAAGGAGCGGCTGGTCATGAGCTCCCTGAGCATCTGGGGGGCAGTAGCGGCTCCTGGTCCATGCAGATGGGGCTCCCTAGAGATCACTCCTtcccaggaggtgggggagacaAGTTGCTTGCTCTGCGCCCACATGGTCCTGGAGGGAGGTGGCTCCTGGGGGCCAACAGACTGGCTGAGCTGGACTGGAACGAGCCTTCAGTCTGAGGGGAGCGGGGGCTCCAGGTCTCTCCTGGGGGGACATTGGGGAGACACTTGCATGGTGCAAGCCACAGCAAAGCCTTCCGCTGGAGCCACCTGTAGCAGGAGGGTCTTTGTACTCCCCAGAGTGGGGAGCTCCCCTggaggcaaagatccccaccaagtgcccaggggctggaggggattgcaaccagccccccctcccctccaaagctGGGCACTGATTCTCTCCTAGTCTACGCCACCATGCGCAACCTGGCCAAGAAGGAGCGGCTGCTGGAGTGCGTGCGGGGCTGCCACGCCAGCACCCTGGAGATCCTGCAGCTGGATGTCACCGACCCGCTCTCGCTCGCTGCAGCCGTGCAGCAGGTGCAGGAGCAGCGCGTCGACGTGCTGGGTGAGCCAGTCTGGCCAGGCATCTCTGCAAGCCCCATGCTCCTCGGCCCTGTGTCAGCTTTCTTCCCGCACCCCcgagccagccctgggaggggggccTAGTTCCCAGCCAGCCTGCTGCATCTCCCTGCCTGCTGGGCACCAAGGCAGATCTGCCATGTGTGACAGGTCCAGGGGTTCACACAGCTCAGACCCCACTAGCCAGCTCCTCGAGGGGCTCCCCCTGGGCCGAGCCTGCAGAGCTGCTGAGGGAAAGGGAGGCCCCcggagcagtggggggagggtcagTGAGGCCCCCATCTCAGAAGGGGATAATGTCCAGTCCTGCGGCTCCCGCAGTCCCTGGGTTTCTCATAAAGCCCCAGCACCTGGAGCCCTGTGACTGGGCGAGAATCGTGCTTCTCACAGCGAAAGAGACGGAAGTGTCCAGCCCTGGTGTCGGGGCGCCCACTGGGATGGGCGAGCCCTAAGGGCTTGGCCCCAAAGGCCAGTGACCAGATCCCCACACTTCAGATTTCACGCCAATTTGTGAATGCGTGGGGCTggcactgcgggggggggggggcccagggAGCTCCCTTCCCTGCACCCCTCTAGTGGTGGCTCCTTGCTGTGCCCTGCCAGTGTGCAATGCCGGGGTGGGGCTGATGGGCCCCCTGGAGACCTGCTCCTACCAGGCCATGAAGAACATTTTTGACGTGAACGTGTTTGGGACCATCAGCACCATCCAGGCCTTTCTGCCCGGCATGAAGCGTCGCAAAGCCGGCAAGATCATCATTTCCAGCAGCGTGGGGGCGCTGCAAGGTGAGACCCCCCTTCCCGATGGGGGAGGTACCTCCCAGGCCAGGCTCAGTCAGCAGGGTCACTGGGTTTCACTGCACAGAGCTGTCTGCCCCTCACTGCAGCCTGTGGGGTGCTGGCCTCGCCCTTCTTGGAGAGATTCTGGCCATACATGGCCTCACCATCCACCAAGGACCCTGCGGAGAATGGGACCCTCACAATGAGCGACTGCACCAGGAGCCAAGCAGCTGCTGTGGCTAGGTGgggattggggagcagctccccgcacatgtgcacacaccagGACAGCCACGCCTGTGTTCTGTGATGCTGCCCACACCCCATGGCCTGTGGGTACCCACGTGGCCTTGCAAATCCCTCCTCCTGGGGGTGAAATGTGGGGCCCAGCGTAACGTCTGAGCTGCAGGGGCCAGTCTGGGAGGAGCTGGCCAGGCTCCCCCTGCCGGTTCTCACCCATCCCTCCTGCTGTGCCCTAGGGATCCCCTTCAATGCCGTGTATTGCGCCAGCAAGTTTGCAGTGGAAGGTCTGTGTGAGAGCCTGGCTGTGATCCTGCAGCAGTTCAACATGCAGTGAGTACCGTGAACGGGCCTGAGGCCACACAAAGTGCTTTACGCCTGTCACTCGCACTCGCTgccctgcagccacctctggggtggaacgagGCAGCTGTAGCCTGGTGCTATGGCTCagtagtttaggacaggaagggaagaacaatCCTGCAGCCACTTGACAGTGCAGGGGGAGTTCCAGGCAAGAGGATGGAAGCACTCGAATTGCTGGGGTTCATCCATTCCTGGAGTTTATGGCAGGAGGGACCGTTAGATTGTCTGCTCGGCCTCCTGCATGGCACAGGCCAGAGAGTTCCCCCCGGTTCCCCCGCCCTGAGCCCAAGAGCTGGGCTCTGAGTAAAGCATCGCCCAGAGAGGCACCAGTCAGGACCTGCAGACCCCAGGAGATGGGGAACCCACCCGTGCCCTGGGGAGCTTGTTCCAGTGGTCAATCACCTGCCCGGTTACAAACCGCGGCCTTATTTCTAACTAGAATTTGTCTGGCTGTTGCTTCCAGcaactggttcttgttctgcctttctcggCTGGCTTAGGGAGCCCGTTAGCACCGGGTATTTCCTCCCTGGGAAGATCCACCCATGCTGTCCTAGGCCCCGCTCAGTCGCCATTCTGGGAAGCTGACCAGCCTGGGCTTGACCCCTTGCTCTCATCTCCTGCCCCGGGATCGCTTCTGTGgctcttccctgcagcctccccagcgTCTCCACACAATGCTCGCCCCAGGCCTGCAGGCAGCATTCCAGCACCGCTCACACCGCGGCCGGCTACAGAGGGGAAATCCGGGGGGGCTTGCAGACATCCAATGTGCCATCAGCGTGTAATGGCTGCGATCTCCCTGCCGCTGGGCCTGTCCCTGTCTCTCAcacccctccagctcctgggggccaTGGGCTCAGAGATGCCATATTGCAGAACTGGTGCAAGATGCCCGGTACCCAGGGCATGGGGGTGAAAGCCCCTTTGTGCATGCTAGGAGGGTGTCACTCGGGGCTCTGCCCCTGGGCAGGGTGGGGCGCAGGCACCTgccccctgacagctccccgtCTCTGCCCTCTCTTCCTGCAGCATCACGCTGATCGAGTGCGGCCCGGTCAATACGAGCTTCCTGGCCAACCTGCAGCATTCGGACACCGAGGGCAGCGCGCTGCAAGGCCTGGACCCGCAGACCCGCACTCTGTACAGCCAGTACctccagcactgccagagcctctTCCGTGATGTGGCCCAGGACACCGAGGAGGTCCTGCAGGTCGCTCCCAGCTCCGTGCTTCTCTGCCCAGGGGAGCGAGGCAGGCCCAGGGGCTGAGAGCAGTCAGACTGCCGCAGACGGGTCCTGGCAGAGCACTACCTAGCTCTGGGGAGAAGAGCCACGAGTTAGCAGTGATTGGTGCCACTGCCCCCTGACCTCACCCTGccagctggggcaagggggactGGCTGGGGCCTATTCTCTGCCCCCCTTTCCCAGGGGAGCCTAGGGGCAGGGACCCCCGCCCAGCCCTCTATGCCCACAAGGGCCTGAGGTGGGGGCTGCTCCccgggcaggggtgggggccgtACAGCCCCAGGCAGGTCTATGGCCCTGTAACACTGAGGCGGCCCTGCTCTTCCCATCAGCGAGAGGGTCCCCAGCCCCCAGGGGTCCCCTGTCTTACCGCTAGCTTGGAGCTGTCCCTGACACGCACCCTGTCTGCTTTTCCCAGGTGTTCCTGGAAGCCAtctgtgccccctgcccccctctgcgCTCTTTCACCACCCAGGTCTTCATGCCGCTCACCCGACTCAAGCTGACAAGCCCCGACGGCTCGGAGTACGTCCGCGCCATGCACAAGTTTGTGTTCTCTGCGGGCGAGGCCCAGGGCGACCGGACGTGAGGAGGAGCAGCGCGGCTGTCCCAGAGCGAGGAGCAGGCTTGGCGGGAAGCAGCCCCCGCATTGCCCTGCGTTTGTACAGGGGGGCTGGATACGACCCTGCCATGGAGCTCCAATAAATGTCTGCTCCCAGCACGGCTCCTGGCTCTATCCACCCCAGCGCTATGCCCTGCAGTCTGCACTGCCCTGGGGGGGTatgtgggagggagctggggcagcacctCCTGCTCAGGTTGTGCCTGCTCTGGGGGGAGATGGGGCTAGGACCCCAGCCCACCTTGCTAAGTGTCACAGTCGCTGCGCTGAAGGGAAGGGAACTCCTGGCTGTCCCCATGCACCtccccagcaggcaggggagGCTCATGCTGAACCCACCAGCCACTCTAGTCCCCACGGCAGCCTGGGGCAGCACTGGGCCTTGCTTGGCCATGGTGGGGCCTGGTACCCCCACCTCTTGCTGCTCTGCCAGGGCAAGCTGTAGTTTGCTGGTCTCTACGCTAAACCTGATCCCCAAAAGGCAGGTCAGAGAGTCTCCCCTGCCAGGCTGaggtcctgccctctgccttctgGAGCAGGGTGTGAAGATGAGGCCACGCCAGGGCATTTAAAGTGAGGAGCATTTCAACCTGCCAGTGCTCCTCGATCTTCCCTGTGCCAGCAGCCGCTGGGCTGTACCCATTGCCCAGACTGGTGTGTGAGGAATCCT
It encodes:
- the HSD17B1 gene encoding 17-beta-hydroxysteroid dehydrogenase type 1 isoform X2 codes for the protein MLCLRAGASDGEDCGAHYRLLLGDRPGAGCAPGLGCLPQVQSLRHHAQPGQEGAAAGVRAGLPRQHPGDPAAGCHRPALARCSRAAGAGAARRRAGTIQAFLPGMKRRKAGKIIISSSVGALQGIPFNAVYCASKFAVEGLCESLAVILQQFNMHITLIECGPVNTSFLANLQHSDTEGSALQGLDPQTRTLYSQYLQHCQSLFRDVAQDTEEVLQVFLEAICAPCPPLRSFTTQVFMPLTRLKLTSPDGSEYVRAMHKFVFSAGEAQGDRT
- the HSD17B1 gene encoding 17-beta-hydroxysteroid dehydrogenase type 1 isoform X1, with protein sequence MEKTVVLITGCSSGIGLGLAVRLASDASRRFKVYATMRNLAKKERLLECVRGCHASTLEILQLDVTDPLSLAAAVQQVQEQRVDVLVCNAGVGLMGPLETCSYQAMKNIFDVNVFGTISTIQAFLPGMKRRKAGKIIISSSVGALQGIPFNAVYCASKFAVEGLCESLAVILQQFNMHITLIECGPVNTSFLANLQHSDTEGSALQGLDPQTRTLYSQYLQHCQSLFRDVAQDTEEVLQVFLEAICAPCPPLRSFTTQVFMPLTRLKLTSPDGSEYVRAMHKFVFSAGEAQGDRT